TGATAATCTGGGCTAAATAACCATTCGGAAGTCCATTCTCCTTGCCTCCTTGAACAATGACTTTCCAGTAGGATTCTTGTGGAAAAATTCCCCCTATGGTTTTTTCTGATACAAAAGTGTATGCATCAATTTTACCTGCTTTGGTTAAAATCTCTTTTTGGATAAATTTATAACCTGGTTCAGAACCAAGAAAAAACTCCCGATCCGCTTCGGCTACTTCGTAAACCAAACCATACACCGATTCATTTTGACTTTGAACAATATTGGCCCTGGCAGTTCCATCTGCATTGGGATGATTGAATCTAAATCCATGATGAAGTAATACCCCAACCCCGATTTTGTTTGGCTTAATCTTTAACCTACTATCAAGAGTGGATTCATCCATATTACTGGCATAGCCGAAATAATAAAATTTTTCCATTTCCATATTTAAACAATATTGGTCAAAGACACCATTATTTTTTTAAGATTCATTAACAATATAATACAAATCCTTCCTTAAACCTTCATCCCAGACTTTGGTCTAACCTACAATAAAGCACAAAAGGGAATGGAATAAACCCGGGAAGTTCCATCTTCTAAAAGTGTTAAACAATTATTGACTATTTAAATAAAGACAAAAAAATGAAAAAGCTAATAATGATTGCTGCAATATTCATGATGACGTACGCAGGGGCATTTGCCCAAAGAGGTCAGCAAAAAGAAATGCAGTCCCCTGAACAAAGAGCGGAAAAGATGACTGCGAAAATGACGGAAGAATTGGGCCTTTCTGAAGATCAAAAACAAAAGATCTATCAAATCAATCTCGAGAATGCGAAAAAAAGGCAGGAACAGCGGGAATCAATGCAGGCAGAGCGAGAAGCAAAAAGAGCTGAAATGCAAGCACAGGCCAAAGCTCAAAACGACCAAATTGAGGCTATTCTGACCCCTGAGCAAAAAACAAAGTGGGAGGAAGTCAAAAAGGAAAACAGAAAAGAGATCCGTGAAGGAAGCAGAGGAGGAAAAGGCCACCGTGGTGGAAAAGGAAGTTCAGGAGGTAGAGGTAATTCCTCAACGAGTAGTTAATGATTTTGATTGGGTTTTATTTATTGCAAAAAAAGCAGGCCAATGGTCTGCTTTTTTTATTGATACCTTATGTCTACTTGCGGAAATAGGTCATTGGAAATGGACCCGAGCAAAGTTCATTGGGTGCGCATTTATATTCAAGCACTAACTGTGACTTCCTTTCTTTTAGGGCTATGGTGTATTCTCTTTCTATTTTCCAGTCCGATCCGATAAGGTTATCCAATGCAGTATACCATTCCGTACTCCCTTCGGGAAGCGTCAAAAATTGGTCTCCTGTAAGCGTCAAAACATTTCCTATTAAACGGTATGTCCCCTTTGTGATTGAATTATACCCAAGGTCCATGTTGTTATCTTGCTGTCGGGCCGTACTTCTGTTTTCAAATGTACCGTCCTCATAGAATTCATACGTGTCGACATAAAACAGTTGTGACTCTTGTTGATATCTACTCAATTCCCAAGTTCCATGAAGGTTTTCCTGACTAAAATCGGAGTCATCAATATTACAGGATAGCGTGATGCAAAGGATTGTAGCAAGTATTGGTAAAGAATATATTTTCATGGTATCGGCAAGTTATGGTTTTTGATTAGGACGTTCTCAGATTGAATTTTGTCCTACTTGAAGCTTTAATTATTGTGAAAAAGTAAAAACATATTCTTTTTTCGGTTTTTTCTCACTGGAACTTGAAAGTAATGTTGAATTTTTAACCAAAAAGAGCAGGCCAAGGGCCTACTCTTTTTAATTTAGATTGTTTATATAACAATCACAAACTAAACCTGCTATCGCATGTACTCTTTATTTATAGTTCATTGCTTTCAATTCGATTCATAAATGATACTTTCTTCTATTTCAAAAAAACCTTCATCTTTTCTGGGAAGTGAAGATGTGCCCTGAAGAAATTCATCCACTTTTACAGCAGCTTCCCTTCCTTCCGAAATCGCCCAAACCACCAAAGATTGACCCCTTCTCATATCTCCAGCCAAAAAAACCTTTTGATTGGTACTTTGGTACTCTTTGGATTTTGGAAGAGAATTTTCCATGGTCTTGACCCCAAATGCCTCCAATAGGCCATTCTTAGCAGGACCGGTATATCCTATGGCAATAAATGCAAGATCACAGGGGATTGTCCTTTCAGTTCCGGTAATTTCAACAAACTGCATTCTGCCATTTTCTGCCTTCCATTCCAGATCCACCAAAACCAAACCACTTACTTCACCTTTTTCATTTCCAACAAATTCTTTGGTCAATATTGAAAATACCCTTTCGGCACCTTCTTCATGGGAACTTGAGGTTTTCAGAGTCATTGGCCATTCTGGCCATGGATTTAGGTTGGTCCTCTGTTTGGGCGGTTTTGGCAATAACTCCAATTGAGTAATTGAAGCAGCTCCATGTCTGTTTGATGTCCCGATACAATCAGAACCCGTATCCCCTCCTCCGATTACAATCACATTTTTATTTTCTGCAGAGATCGGGTTTCTATCAATTTCTCCGGCAATTACCTGGTTTTGTTTCCCCAGAAAATCCATCGCAAAATGAACCCCTTTTAAATCTGACCCTTTAATTTTTAGTTCTCTTGGCTGTTGGGCACCTGTAGCTAAAATTACGGCATCAAAATTCCTGATGATGTTTTCAGCCTTAATATTAAATCCGACATCCGTATTGGTGCTGAATATCACACCCTCCTTCTCCATGATTTCCACTCTCCGGTCAATGACCCATTTCTCTAATTTGAAGTCAGGAATTCCATAGCGGAGCAATCCTCCCACTTTATTGTCCTTCTCAAAAACAGTCACTTCATGTCCGGCCTGATTAAGTTGATCCGCTGCTGCCAAACCGGCAGGCCCTGAACCGATCACAGCAACAGATTTGCCGGTTCTTTGCTTTGGAGGTCTTGGTACAACGAATCCTAATTCGTATGCTTTTTCCGCTATATTTTTCTCAATCAGTTCAATAGCGACAGGATCCTTATTGATTCCCAGTACGCAGGAAGCTTCGCACGGCGCAGGGCAAATCCTACCCGTAAATTCCGGAAAGTTATTGGTGCTTTTTAAAATATTGAAGGCCTCTTCCCACTCATTTCGATATACTGCATCGTTGAAGTCGGG
This window of the Aquiflexum balticum DSM 16537 genome carries:
- a CDS encoding DUF4890 domain-containing protein, encoding MKKLIMIAAIFMMTYAGAFAQRGQQKEMQSPEQRAEKMTAKMTEELGLSEDQKQKIYQINLENAKKRQEQRESMQAEREAKRAEMQAQAKAQNDQIEAILTPEQKTKWEEVKKENRKEIREGSRGGKGHRGGKGSSGGRGNSSTSS
- a CDS encoding glutamate synthase subunit beta, giving the protein MGAKEGFILFKRELPESRNPEERVNDYKEIYKPFDGQKLNEQSARCMDCGIPFCHQGCPLGNLIPDFNDAVYRNEWEEAFNILKSTNNFPEFTGRICPAPCEASCVLGINKDPVAIELIEKNIAEKAYELGFVVPRPPKQRTGKSVAVIGSGPAGLAAADQLNQAGHEVTVFEKDNKVGGLLRYGIPDFKLEKWVIDRRVEIMEKEGVIFSTNTDVGFNIKAENIIRNFDAVILATGAQQPRELKIKGSDLKGVHFAMDFLGKQNQVIAGEIDRNPISAENKNVIVIGGGDTGSDCIGTSNRHGAASITQLELLPKPPKQRTNLNPWPEWPMTLKTSSSHEEGAERVFSILTKEFVGNEKGEVSGLVLVDLEWKAENGRMQFVEITGTERTIPCDLAFIAIGYTGPAKNGLLEAFGVKTMENSLPKSKEYQSTNQKVFLAGDMRRGQSLVVWAISEGREAAVKVDEFLQGTSSLPRKDEGFFEIEESIIYESN
- a CDS encoding gamma-glutamylcyclotransferase family protein yields the protein MEKFYYFGYASNMDESTLDSRLKIKPNKIGVGVLLHHGFRFNHPNADGTARANIVQSQNESVYGLVYEVAEADREFFLGSEPGYKFIQKEILTKAGKIDAYTFVSEKTIGGIFPQESYWKVIVQGGKENGLPNGYLAQIINRVGKV